GGTAAAATAAGACCATGAAAAATTGCAAATTCAGCAAACTGTAGAAAGCTTCTGAGCAACACAATGATCATAACAATCAGGCAAATCTACCTTTTCATTAATCCTTATACTCCATGCATCATTTCTAGATCCCACAACAGGGCTACCGACAACATAAGGAGGAGGAATAGCAGCATTATTTAGGAGTGGAACCCTGTCTGGAGTAAATTCATCATCACTGTCACAATATTGGTGTGGCCCAAGAGCTTTGAGTATCAATGCTAGTAGGAAGGACAACCCCTGAAAATCAGAGACCTAGCTGGTTAACAAATAGACCGCCATGGATGCAAGGAAAGAAGAACTTTCAATTTGAGCTCTGTATCCTtacaatttgagaaaaaaagacTTGCAAAATATAAAGCTTATCAATATGCAACAAATCATTTTgaatatggaatgcaagaatgATACCTTGATTTCCAAACTTAAGGCATCACGGGAATTACTTAAAACAATCGATATAGCAATGGCTAAGCCAAATAAATACATGGCACGTGAGATTAGAGGGTGCAGAGCACTGCATAGCAATTTCTGTTAGGAAACCTCAAAGTAGAATATgacaatgttattttctacaTATATGCGGAAGATGAACTGAGTAAATTGCAGGGTTAGTTATCTTAGAGATTACATGCAAATTCTGTTAACAGCTAAATCTTTTCAACTGATTCTGAtaattttgaatgattttcAAAGATTGAGATTCACTAAATTATCATTCTTACTTACAGTTCCATCCCAATAAGATGCACATGGGCGTGCACGCAGACACACacgcacacacacacacacacacacacacacacacacacacatatatatatatatatatatatatagagagagagagagagacctGGACAGACACAATTGATAAGCCCATCCATTTGCAAATCTCAAAGTTTGACCTGATGAAATCTTTGAACTGATTAAAGCTCCCTGTTGGATCCTTTGGAAAGTCCTGGTTCCACAGTGGAAATAAGCTTGCAATAAGTAGTAATCTCAAAGTCAAGGAATGAGAATGAACAACATTAGTTTTTAGATATGGAATTTACCTTTTCCCAGTCCCTGTTTAGAAATACATCAGCGCTCACTCCAGCCTCCAGCATAAAGAGGACGAAGACAAACAACATATACTTAACTCTGTTAAGGCCAAGTTTGATTCAATATGTCAAGCATTCAGAGAAGCCAAAGCACAATGGATCTGACATTCATGCCTTTATGCTACAAGAACTTACCTGAACCAACCAGATTTGGCATGCTTGATGCAATGTTTTAACTATTGAAAAGAAACTGTTACAGCAACCTAGAAATGTAATTTCTTTGACTATATCTTATTAGAAAAGGACAGAACACACATTCATAGAACGCAACAAACAATAGTGTTTGGTTCCCACCAAGTCCTTCTCAGAAAGCTACTCTAATAGACAGAAGCAGCGTCAAATAGAAGTCccctatttctttcattaacaTGGATTACAGTTTTTTTGTTAAAGCGACTTTCCACTGGATCCTTCCAACCAAGTGAGAAGCAGATGTCTAAGACCTTCAAAAGAAGATCGTTTTAAAGCACGtgcataatattaaaaaaaaaattacagagAGCAAATGCAGAAAGTGTACCTTgcaaaattttcttaatttctacTATCCTAAATTTACAAGATTTACTCTAAAGAAGATACTTAAATGGTGTGTTAATATTATGCAAAgcatagaattttttttttaaaaattagctaaACCAGAAAATGTAAAAACAATGGCACTCTGTAAAACCAAATCAGCAGATTTTACACTTTAGTTTTGTGGGATTATACAAGAAAGTTATTCATCGAAGTTCAGaatcatgaaaataaaatgtctataaagtaaatgaaaaaataagagTTAAATGCAAGAGTTTATTATGCTGTTGATTCTTGAAAGTAAGCTTACAAGCAGCAACCCGAGAAGGCTTCCTGTAATAGTTAATTAT
The sequence above is drawn from the Ricinus communis isolate WT05 ecotype wild-type chromosome 7, ASM1957865v1, whole genome shotgun sequence genome and encodes:
- the LOC8285027 gene encoding tetraspanin-19; amino-acid sequence: MVRLMRSCMQSILKLLNSVIGMVGLGMILYAVWLIRVWQREMGDFPFEDDSDNPAPWFIYTFLGLGVTLCVITCVGHVAAETANGCCLYLYMLFVFVLFMLEAGVSADVFLNRDWEKDFPKDPTGSFNQFKDFIRSNFEICKWMGLSIVSVQGLSFLLALILKALGPHQYCDSDDEFTPDRVPLLNNAAIPPPYVVGSPVVGSRNDAWSIRINEKVNQSSR